One Cervus canadensis isolate Bull #8, Minnesota chromosome 1, ASM1932006v1, whole genome shotgun sequence genomic window carries:
- the PHB gene encoding prohibitin, with protein MAAKVFESIGKFGLALAVAGGVVNSALYNVDAGHRAVIFDRFRGVQDIVVGEGTHFLIPWVQKPIIFDCRSRPRNVPVITGSKDLQNVNITLRILFRPVASQLPRIFTSIGEDYDERVLPSITTEILKSVVARFDAGELITQRELVSRQVSDDLTERAATFGLILDDVSLTHLTFGKEFTEAVEAKQVAQQEAERARFVVEKAEQQKKAAIISAEGDSKAAELIANSLATAGDGLIELRKLEAAEDIAYQLSRSRNITYLPAGQSVLLQLPQ; from the exons ATGGCTGCCAAAGTGTTTGAGTCCATTGGCAAGTTTGGTCTTGCCTTAGCCGTTGCAGGAGGCGTGGTGAACTCTGCCTTGTATAATG TGGATGCTGGGCACAGAGCTGTCATCTTTGACCGGTTCCGGGGAGTGCAGGACATTGTCGTAGGAGAAGGGACTCACTTCCTCATCCCTTGGGTACAGAAGCCAATCATATTTGACTGCCGCTCTCGACCACGTAACGTGCCAGTAATCACTGGTAGCAAAG ATTTACAGAATGTCAACATCACCCTGCGCATCCTCTTCCGGCCGGTTGCTAGTCAGCTTCCTCGCATCTTCACCAGCATTGGAGAGGACTACGATGAGCGCGTGCTGCCGTCCATCACTACAGAGATCCTCAAGTCCGTGGTG GCTCGCTTTGATGCTGGAGAACTGATCACCCAGAGAGAGCTGGTCTCCAGACAGGTGAGCGATGACCTCACAGAGCGAGCAGCGACCTTTGGGCTCATCTTGGATGACGTATCCTTG ACGCATCTGACCTTTGGGAAGGAGTTCACAGAAGCGGTGGAAGCCAAacaggtggctcagcaggaagcagagagggCCAGATTTGTGGTGGAAAAG GCTGAGCAGCAGAAGAAGGCAGCCATCATCTCTGCGGAGGGCGACTCCAAGGCGGCGGAGTTGATCGCCAACTCACTCGCCACTGCAGGCGACGGCCTGATCGAGCTGCGCAAGCTGGAGGCCGCGGAAGACATCGCGTACCAGCTGTCACGCTCGCGGAACATCACCTACCTGCCCGCCGGGCAGTCGGTGCTCCTCCAGCTGCCCCAGTGA